The following is a genomic window from Streptomyces sp. BHT-5-2.
CCACTGGATGTCCCGGTCGATCGTCAGCTGGACGTCGGTGCCGGGGACGGCGGGGTGCTCCTGGGTGTCGGCGGTGGGCACCCGGCGGCCGCCGGACTGGGCGTAGACCAGCTTGCCGTCCTTGCCGGCCAGTTCCTTGTCGAGCTGGGCCTCCAGGCCGCCGGCGCCCTTGCCCGTGCCGTTGACGAAGCCCAGGAGGCCGGCCGCGAGGTCGCCGCCCGGGTAGACCCGCTTGCTGTGCTTGTCGGCGAAGATGCCGACCAGGACGTTGGGACGGGGGGCGCGCTTGGGGGCCGCGGCCGCCCTGGCGTCCAGCTCCTTGCGGAGGTCCTTGATCCGCTTCCAGACCTGGGGGGTGCGCTGGCGGGCGAGCAGGACGTAGCGGGAGGCGGGCTGGTCGAGCTTGGCGGCGAGGGTCTTCTCGGACTCGCCGAGGATCGGCGCGAGCAGCGCGGCGGCCTGCCGCGGGGCGTCCTTGACCTTGATCTTGGCGGGCGCCAGCAGGCTCGGGTCGGCGGTGATGTCGTACGCGTCCACGGTGGTGGCCAGCGGCACGCCGTTGCGGTCGGTGATCGCGCCGCGCTCGGCGGCCAGTTTGACCGGGACGTAGCGGTTCTCGTTGGCCTTGGCGGCGTAGGCCGCGGCGTCCACGGCCTGCACCTGCACGAGCCGGAAGACGAACGCCAGCATCACCAGCGTCAGGGCCAGGGCCACCAGCCGCAGCCGGGGGCGCGGGCTGACCGGCCGCAGCGGGCCGGCGGCCGGCCGTGGGCGGCCCGCGGCGGGGCGGCGGGCGGCGGGCGTCCGGGGCCCGCCGGAGCGGCCGGCGGACGGGCGGCCGCCGGTCCGGGCGGGGCGCGGAACGCGACGGGGGTCCCTGGGCTCGGTCATACCGCGGTCTCCGGGTCGGGCACGGGGGTGGCGGGGAGCGGCGCGGCGCCCTGCGCCCCGGGGGCCGGGGCGGCGGGACCGCGGCAGCGGCGGGCGGCGGGCGTCACGCGGTCACCTGCCGGAGGCCGACGGGGTCGACCCGGCCGGGGACTCGGCCGGCGGCTCGGACAGGCGGGCGGCGGCCGGGGTGGGCTCGTCGGGCGTGAGGACGGAGGCCGGGGCCGCGGGGGCTGCCAGCGGGCCCGGGGACGGCAGGACGCCGGGGGTGCTGGCGGCGAGCGGCCCGAAGGCGGCGCGGACGGCCGGGGCCGGCGGCGGGAGGACGGACGCCGGCGGGGCCCCCTGGGGCGTCGGCCGCAGGACCGGGCCGAGCGGCAGCGCCGCGTCGGACGCGGCCGACGGGCTGCCGGAGGACGAGACCGGGCCCGGCGCGCCGCGGATGGTGCCGTCCGGCATCAGGAAGGCCGGGTTGCCGCCCGGCACCATGCCCAGTCTGTGGGCCCGCCGCGCCAGCTCGTCGGGCGCGGAGTAGCCGTTGACCTCCTGCTGGAGCTCCTGCTGCTCGTCCGTCAGCTCGCCGGTCTTCCGCTCCAGCCGGCTCAGCTCGAACGAGCCTTGGTTGAGCGCGGAGTTGAGCAGCAGCAGGGTGATCAGCCCGGAGCCCAGGAGCACCACGACGAGCAGGACGAAGGGGGTGCGCGCGGCGGTGCCGCCGCGGGGCGGGGAGGGCAGCAGCGCGGCCAGCCGCTGCCGGCCGCGCGGGCGGCTCCCCTGCCCTGTCACGCGATGTCCTCGCGGATGCGCTCGGCACCGCGCAGCCGGGCGGGGGCCGCCCGCCGGTTCTCGGCGACCTCGTCCTCGGTGGGCAGCTCGGCGCCCCGGGTGAGCAGCTTCAGGCGCGGCTGGTAGCGCTCGGGGACGACCGGCAGGCCGGGCGGCGCGGTGTTGCTCGCGCCGGCCGCGAAGACCTGCTTGACCAGCCGGTCCTCCAGCGAGTGGTAGGAGAGCACGGCGATCCGGCCGCCCACCGCGAGCGCCTTGACGGCGGCCGGGATCGCGCGCTCGACGCAGGACAGCTCGCCGTTGACCTCGATGCGCAGCGCCTGGAAGGTGCGCTTGGCCGGATTGCCGCCGGTGCGCTTGGCGGCCTGCGGCAGCGCGTCGCGGATCAGCTCGACCAGCCGGGCGCTGTTGCTGAACGGCTCTTTCTCCCGCTCCCGGACCACCGCCGCGACGATCCGCTTGGCCTGCTTCTCCTCCCCGTAGGAGCGCAGGATCCGGACCAGCTCCCCGGGCGGGTAGGTGTTGAGGACCTCGGCGGCGCTGATGCCGGTCGTCTGGTCCATCCGCATGTCGAGCGGGGCGTCCTGGGCGTAGGCGAAGCCGCGGTCGGCCTCGTCGAGCTGCATGGAGGAGACCCCAAGGTCGAACAGGACGGCCTGGACGCGGGGCAGCCCGAGCCGGTCGAGCACCTGGGGAAGCTCGTCGTAGACCGCGTGCACCAGGGTGGCGCGGTCGCCGTAGGGGGCCAGCCGCTCACCGGCGAGCCGGAGCGCGGACGGGTCGCGGTCGAGGGCGACGAGCCGGGCCTCCGGGAACCGCTCGAGCAGCGCCTCGCTGTGCCCGCCGAGGCCGAGGGTGCAGTCGACGACGACCGCGCCGGGCTCTGCGAGCGCGGGGGCGAGCATGTCCAGACACCGCTGGAGCATGACCGGTACGTGGCGAGTGTTGCTGCTCATGCGCCTTCCGATGGTGGGCGGCAGGTGGGTCCCCGGCCGTTGGCTGGGGGATGCCGCACGTACCGCTTGGTCCCCGCCCGCTCTGAAGGGGAAGTGGCCCTCCGGCGACGGGGAAGTGACGTCGGATGACCGGTGGAGCGGGAGGAGGCCGAACCGTACGTACGGTCACGCACGCGAGGGATCCGGGTTCCAAGGAGAGCGTCACGCCTCCCACTTCGCGCCACTTTAGTCCACCTGCCGTCCCGGTCAATCAACCGGTTCCGCGCGTCCCCCGCAGGGTGTGCCCGAAGGTTTTCGGGTGGCTTTGGATGGGGACGTCCGTCCCTGTGGATTACCTCACAAGCGGTGATGTTGCCCCCTACGCCCTGCTTTCCGGAGGGGCCGAAAAAGTCCTGAACGTTTACCGTGAAGCCATGTCCATACCTGCGTCGCAGCCGCTGCCCCCGTCCGCCGACAGCACGCCCGAGGCCTCCGACGGCACGGTCACCGACCAGCTCGTCGAGGCGAACCGACGCTACGCCGCCGCCTTCACCGACCCGGGCATGGACGCCCGGCCGGTCCGCAAGGTCGCCGTCGTGGCCTGCATGGACGCCCGGATCGACCTGCACGCCGCGCTGGGGCTGCAGCTCGGTGACTGCCACACCATCCGCAACGCCGGCGGTGTGGTGACCGACGACATCATCCGCTCCCTGACGATCAGCCAGCGCGCCCTGGGCACCCGGTCGGTGGTCCTCATCCACCACACCGGTTGCGGTCTGCTCGGTCTGACCGAGGACTTCCGGCACGAGCTGGCGGCCGAGGTCGGCCAGCGGCCCACCTGGGCGGTCGAGGCGTTCAAGGACCTCGACGAGGACGTCCGGCAGTCCATGCAGCGGGTGCGCACCTCGCCGTTCCTGCCGCACACCGACGACGTCCGTGGCTTTGTCTTCGACGTGACGACGGGCCTGCTGCGGGAGATCGACCCGCAGCACTGACCTGGGACGGGACCTGTCGCGAAGGGCGGCGGGTCCCGTTCGCCTCTCCTCCCCCTCGCCCGGTTCGCCGGGCTTGTCCCATTGGCCGGACTCGAAGGGTGTGAGTTGTCCACAGGCCATGACGCGAGGCCGCGCGGGCGGCCAGAATGCGTACGTGACATCGCCCCGGCCCGAGCCGGGTGGGATGCGCGCGGGGAGGACCGGGTCCATCGAAGGGGCGTCGGCCACCCGGTGACGGGCCGAGGAGGGCCGAGTGACGACGTATGACGAACGAGCGAGCCTTGCCGATCTGACCACCACCGCCGGGCGGGTGCACCGGTCCGTGGAGGGCGTGATCGAGGGCAAGCCGGAGGTCGTACGGCTCGCACTCACCGTCCTGCTGGCAGAGGGACACCTGCTCATCGAGGACGTGCCCGGCGTCGGCAAGACGATGCTCGCCAAGGCGCTGGCCCGCTCCGTCGACTGCTCGGTGCGGCGCATCCAGTTCACCCCCGACCTGCTGCCGTCCGACATCACCGGCGTCAGTGTCTACGACCAGCAGCGCCAGGACTTCGAGTTCAAGCCCGGCGCGATCTTCGCCCAGATCGTGATCGGCGACGAGATCAACCGCGCCTCCCCCAAGACCCAGTCCGCGCTGCTGGAGTCCATGGAGGAGCACCAGGTCACCATGGACGGCCAGACCTACGACCTCCCCCGCCCCTTCATGGTCGTCGCGACGCAGAACCCGGTCGAGATGGAGGGCACCTACCCGCTCCCCGAGGCGCAGCGGGACCGCTTCATGGCCCGGGTGTCGATCGGCTACCCCAGCCCGGCGGCCGAGCTGCGGATGCTCGACGTGCACGGCGGCACCTCCCCGTTGGACGACCTGCGCCCGGTGGCGCACGCCCACGAGATCGTGCGGCTGACCGAGGCGGTGCGCACCGTCCATGTCGCCGAGGCCGTCCGCCGGTACGCCGTCGACCTCGTCGCGGCCACCCGCAGCCACCCCGACCTGCGGCTCGGCGCCTCGCCCCGGGCCACCCTGCATCTGCTGCGGGCGGCGAAGGCCGCGGCGGCCATGGCCGGGCGGGAGTTCGCGCTCCCGGACGACGTCCAGTCGCTGGCGGTGGCGGTGCTCGCGCACCGTCTGCTGCCCACCGCGCAGGCCCAGTTGAACCGCCGCACGGCCGAGCAGGTGGTGCTGGAGATCGTGCAGCGCACACCGGTGCCCGACCCGTCCGCCCCGCAGTGGCGGCAGCCCGCCCGCGGCCAGCAGCCGCCCGGCGCCCGGGGGTTGTGATGTCCGGCGGGGGGAGCACCGGGGCGCCCGAGCCGGGCGGGCCGCGCGCCGCGCTCGCGGGGCTGACGACGCGCGGCCGGTCGTTCCTGGCGGCCGGGGTGGCCGCCGCGGCCTGCGCGTATCTCCTGGGGCAGGCCGATCTGCTGCGGGTCGGCCTGCTGCTGGCGGCGCTGCCGCTGGTCTGCGTCCTGGTCCTGTACCGCACCCGCTACCGCGTCGCGGGCAGCCGCACGCTTTCGCCCGCCCGGGTGCCGGCCGCGGCCGAGGCCCGGGTCCGGCTCCGGGTGGAGAACGTGGCCCGGCTGCCCACCGGCGTGCTGATGCTCCAGGACCGGGTCCCCTACGTCCTCGGGCCCCGGCCGCGCTTCGTGCTGGACCGCGTCGAGCCCGGCGGGCACCGCGAGGTGTCCTACCGCGTCCGCTCCGACCTGCGCGGACGCTATCCGCTGGGGCCGTTGCAGCTGCGCCTCTCCGACCCGTTCGGGATGTGCGAACTGACCCGGTCCTTCAGCACGTTCGACACCCTGACGGTGGTGCCCCGCGTCGAGCCGCTGCCGCCGGTCCGGCTGGCCGGCGAGGCCGCCGGGTACGGCGACGGCCACCGGCGTTCGCTCGCGCTGGCCGGCGAGGACGACATCATCCCGCGCGGCTACCGCCACGGCGACGATCTGCGCCGGGTCCACTGGCGCTCCACCGCACGCCACGGCGAACTGATGGTCCGTCGCGAGGAGCAGCCGCGGAAGGCGCGCTGCACCGTCCTGCTCGACACCCGGGCCGTCGCCCACGAGGGCGCGGGGCCCGACTCGGGCTTCGAGTGGGCGGTGGCCGGCGCCGCGTCGGTCGCCCTGCACCTGCTGGAGCGGGGCTTCTCGGTGCGGCTGCTGACGGACACCGGCCGCGCGGTGCCCGGTCCGGAGGGCGGCGGTTTCGCGGGCGCCGGCGAGGCCGCCGACGCCGGGGGCCTGCTGCTGGACGCC
Proteins encoded in this region:
- a CDS encoding septum formation initiator family protein; translated protein: MTGQGSRPRGRQRLAALLPSPPRGGTAARTPFVLLVVVLLGSGLITLLLLNSALNQGSFELSRLERKTGELTDEQQELQQEVNGYSAPDELARRAHRLGMVPGGNPAFLMPDGTIRGAPGPVSSSGSPSAASDAALPLGPVLRPTPQGAPPASVLPPPAPAVRAAFGPLAASTPGVLPSPGPLAAPAAPASVLTPDEPTPAAARLSEPPAESPAGSTPSASGR
- the rsmH gene encoding 16S rRNA (cytosine(1402)-N(4))-methyltransferase RsmH; the protein is MSSNTRHVPVMLQRCLDMLAPALAEPGAVVVDCTLGLGGHSEALLERFPEARLVALDRDPSALRLAGERLAPYGDRATLVHAVYDELPQVLDRLGLPRVQAVLFDLGVSSMQLDEADRGFAYAQDAPLDMRMDQTTGISAAEVLNTYPPGELVRILRSYGEEKQAKRIVAAVVREREKEPFSNSARLVELIRDALPQAAKRTGGNPAKRTFQALRIEVNGELSCVERAIPAAVKALAVGGRIAVLSYHSLEDRLVKQVFAAGASNTAPPGLPVVPERYQPRLKLLTRGAELPTEDEVAENRRAAPARLRGAERIREDIA
- a CDS encoding carbonic anhydrase, giving the protein MSIPASQPLPPSADSTPEASDGTVTDQLVEANRRYAAAFTDPGMDARPVRKVAVVACMDARIDLHAALGLQLGDCHTIRNAGGVVTDDIIRSLTISQRALGTRSVVLIHHTGCGLLGLTEDFRHELAAEVGQRPTWAVEAFKDLDEDVRQSMQRVRTSPFLPHTDDVRGFVFDVTTGLLREIDPQH
- a CDS encoding MoxR family ATPase, with product MTTYDERASLADLTTTAGRVHRSVEGVIEGKPEVVRLALTVLLAEGHLLIEDVPGVGKTMLAKALARSVDCSVRRIQFTPDLLPSDITGVSVYDQQRQDFEFKPGAIFAQIVIGDEINRASPKTQSALLESMEEHQVTMDGQTYDLPRPFMVVATQNPVEMEGTYPLPEAQRDRFMARVSIGYPSPAAELRMLDVHGGTSPLDDLRPVAHAHEIVRLTEAVRTVHVAEAVRRYAVDLVAATRSHPDLRLGASPRATLHLLRAAKAAAAMAGREFALPDDVQSLAVAVLAHRLLPTAQAQLNRRTAEQVVLEIVQRTPVPDPSAPQWRQPARGQQPPGARGL
- a CDS encoding DUF58 domain-containing protein, whose protein sequence is MSGGGSTGAPEPGGPRAALAGLTTRGRSFLAAGVAAAACAYLLGQADLLRVGLLLAALPLVCVLVLYRTRYRVAGSRTLSPARVPAAAEARVRLRVENVARLPTGVLMLQDRVPYVLGPRPRFVLDRVEPGGHREVSYRVRSDLRGRYPLGPLQLRLSDPFGMCELTRSFSTFDTLTVVPRVEPLPPVRLAGEAAGYGDGHRRSLALAGEDDIIPRGYRHGDDLRRVHWRSTARHGELMVRREEQPRKARCTVLLDTRAVAHEGAGPDSGFEWAVAGAASVALHLLERGFSVRLLTDTGRAVPGPEGGGFAGAGEAADAGGLLLDALAVVEHSAEEGLAAVYDALRGGPEGLLVAFFGDLDEEQAALAGRIRRRSATAVAFVLDGDAWSRGPGGIRLSRGGAPVGERVRMLREAGWTALPVAPGAALADLWQAADRAGAAPAATAGAAPDRGGDGGPGGSGDSA